The Changchengzhania lutea genomic sequence TAGATAATATTTCGAAAGAAATTTCAGTAGCTTATCCAAAACTCAAATTTCTTCATTAAATTTATTGTCTACGAATGTACTATATCCAGAGAAGTCTGTGATGGACCACCTTAAATCTTTTTAACGTATTGTAAAACAATGGGTTGATAAGAGAAGTGTTTTGACAGCTCAAATATATGCTCAAACTAATTTTAAGATTTAATTAAAATTCAGTTCATTTTATAATCTAAAAATGTTAAATAAATGTTAAAAACATACAGACCTGTCTGTTAATTATAAAATGTTTATATATTTGACCTATGAAAAAATTAGGAGTTAAAGAACGGATTATAGCAACAGCTTCGGAATTATTTTATAATCAAGGCTACAATCAAACAGGTATAAATCAAATTATATCGGAAGCTGGAGTAGCTAAAGCAAGTATGTATCAGCACTTTAGATCGAAGGAGGATATTGCTGTAGCATATTTGATTGCAAGACATTCAATGTGGATGGGAAAATTAAACGATTGTGTTTCTATTCAAAACACATCAAAGGGAAAAGTAATTGGCTGTTTCGATTATTTGATAGAATGGCTCAATGAAGTTAATTTTAGAGGATGTGGCTGGCAAAATATTATTACAGACTTACCAGATGGGCATGAAAAAATTAGAGAGCAAGCAAGTTACCATAAAAATGATGTTAGAAATTGGATACATAGCCTCCTTAAAAAAGAAAGTGATTATGACGGAGTGCAGGCGGAAGAGTTAGGAGATGAAGTATTAATTCTTATTGAAGGTGCTATTATTTTATCACAGATTCAAAAAGATGAATGGCCAATTAAATCAGCGAAAAGGGCTTGCGTTAAGCTATTAGCTTAATAAATAATAGAACAAACAAATTAGTTATCACAAATAAAAACAGACTTGTCTGTATGTTTTAGTGATTTTGTTCGACAAACATTTGAATAAACAAATAATAAATATAAAATAATGAAAAAATTAGTGCCACCATTTACAATGGAAACAGCAAAACTAAAAGTGCAGGCCGCAGAAGACGCATGGAATAGTAAAGACTCAGAAAAAGTATCTATGGCTTATTCCATTGATTCTATCTGGCGAAATAGAGATTTATTCTTTAAAGGAAGAAAAGCAATAGCCGAATTTTTATCGGATAAATGGAAAAATGAGTTGCATTACAAACTGAAAAAATATTTATGGTCATTTACTGAAAACAGAATTTCAGTACGCTTTGAATATGAATGGCAAAATGCAAAAAATGGTAAATGGATGAGAACTCATGGAAATGAGCATTGGGAGTTCGATGTTGATGGTTTAATGAAGATCAGAGATATGAGTGCGAATGATATTGAAATAAAGGAATCCCAAAGAAAATTCAAATAGATCGAAAACATAACTTAAAATATGAAGTGTAAAATAAAAATTGATAATCTGTAAATGAAACATAAAGTAAGAGATTAAGAAACTATCTCCTCTAAAAAGAAACATATACTGAGAAAGTATTAATTACTAAATAAATAAAAGTAAGTATAACCCGTCAATTATGGCACAAATTAAATTAAAAATGAAACTAAGTGACAATACAAAAGTAGCATTAGGATTAATAGGTTTATTCTTAACACTACCATTATTAACTGGGATTTTATTACTAATCCTTTTAAAATAGAAGAACCAAACGAAAATTCACAAGCAATTTAATACCGTAAAAGAAAAATAGTTATGGCTCCTAGCCTTTAGGCTGCAATGGGCATAACTGACAAATTATTAGGAGCTTATTACAAATAAGATATACGTAGTATTAAGGTCGTTTAAATAAAAGAACCTGAAAGAAAAATTTAAGTATTAATCATAAAAACAAAATAAAATGAGAACATTAAATAGCAATCAAATTTCGAGTAAAACTAAAAACACAAAGAGTTATGTTTGGAATAGTAAAAGAAGAAACAGATAAGATCGTCTTATCTAAAATTATTAAAACAAAATAGAATGAACACATTAAAACCATTATCATTAGAAGAAGCAAACGAGAACTCACAAGCCATATTGAAAGCTGTAAAAGGTAAAATTGGTATGGTACCAAACTTATATGCAACGATGGGCGCTTCAGATAAATTATTAGGCGGATTTTTAACGTTTACAGAAACACTTAAAAGTGGTGAGTTTACAAATAAAGAGTATGAAGCTATTGCATTAGCAACATCTCAAGCAAATGAATGCGCTTACTGTTTATCAGCACATACAACATTAGGGAAAATGAACGGATTTACTGAAGAAGAAACACTTCAATTAAGATACAATACAATAGAGGATACAAAACTAAATGCATTGGTAACTTTAGTTAGTGAAGTCGTAAACCAAAAAGGTCACCCTTCTCAAGACGCAATTGATACCTTTTTTAGTACTGGATATACGAAGACTGCTTTTGCAGAATTATTAGGTGCAGTCGCTCTAACGACTATTACAAATAACGTGTATCACAATGGTGGTTTTGAAATAGATTTTCCTAAAGCACAAAACATAGAACAATTACAAGAAGTATAATCAACATATTAATCAATAAATTCAATATTATGAAAACAAATTTAAAAGTATCTGTATTTAGAATTGCTTTAATGGCAATATTATCCTTAACCATTTATTCGTTTAATACGGCAAATGTGGACTTAAATAAAAATGAAGTTAATCTAGAAGAACAAGCAACCTTTCATAAAAATGTAACTGTCAATGGGCTAAACATTTTTTATCGAGAAGCTGGTGATGTAAACAAGCCAACAATATTATTATTACATGGATATCCAACATCATCGCATATGTTTCGTAATTTAATTACAGACTTGTCTGTTCAGTATCATGTTTTAGCTCCCGATTATCCTGGATTTGGTAGAAGTGATCAGCCAAAAATGAAAGACTTTGAATATTCATTTGATAATATGGCAAATATTGTAGAAGGCTTTCTAAAAGAAGTGAAAGTAGAAAAATACAGTATTTATTTAATGGATTATGGTGCTCCAATTGGCTTTAGAATTGCTGCAAAATATCCTGAGAGAGTACAATCGCTGATTATTCAAAATGGTAATGCATATGATGAAGGGCTGAAAGACTTCTGGATTCCAATAAAAAAATATTGGAGTGATTATACAATTGAAAACGGTAAGCCATTAGAAGGTTTTCACTCACCAGATGGCTTAAAATGGCAATATACACATGGTGTGCAAGACACATTAAAAATAAGTCCAGATAACTGGAATATAGATCTACAGCATTTAACAAGAGAGGAAAATAACGAGATTCAATTAGCAATGTTCTATAGCTACAGAACAAACGTGCCTTTGTATCCAGAATGGCAACAATATTTTAGAGATCATCAACCACCAACATTAATTGTTTGGGGAAAGAATGATTATATCTTCCCAGCAGATGGTGCTTATCCTTACAAAAAAGATTTAAAGAACCTAGAATTTCATTTATTGGACACAGGACATTTTGCTCTTGAAGAAAAAGGAGATGAAATCGCTAACTACATTCTTAAGTTTCTCAAGAAAAATAATATTAAATAATAGTGTGATTAGTAGTTTTTTATGCCAGTTTGGGTGACAAACAATTGAGATTAATAGCACTACTCAAGCTGGTAATCACACTAAAAAAGAATCATATAAAAAACAAGTAAAAATGAAAATAATAAATTGGAAATACTCAATACTAGCAGGGTTCTTAGGAACAATTCTATTTGACCTTGTCGGATTATTAATAACTGGAAACTGGTGGGACATTCCTGGTATTTTAGGAGCAAAAACGGGATTAGGTTTAGCTTATGGAGTCATAGGACATTATGGGAACGGAATATTACTCGCCATATTATTTGCAGGGATAGCGCCTTCTCTATGGGGTCCAAAATGGATTAGACCATTAATTTTTGTAGCTGCTGAGACAGTCGCCTTAGTATGGCTTTTTATGCTTCCTTTATTAGGAGCTGGAATAGCTGGTACAGATATGTCACCGATGATGCCAGTAATTACATTATTACGTCATTTTGCCTATGCAGTGCCTTTGATCTTTTTAATCCAGTATGATTATAAAGCAATTATAAGTAAATAAAAGCATGGAGTATTAGGAAGTTAAATATTTCTAATACTCCTAAATTTTAATAAGAATGGGACGTCCAGCAACAAAGCAAAAAGCATTACGAAATGGTTTTTACATCGAAATAAGAAATAAAAATTCGAATACCGGTGTGAAAATTAGAAGAGATAATAAAGAGCAAATGTTACTTGCTGCCAAGAATTATGAACGAAGTAGAAAAGTTATCCTGTTAGGTGAGATTAAAAACGGGAAATTCATAAACCAATTAAGCACAAATAAATAAAAAAAATGAATACTATTAAAACAATGACTTTAGAGCCAAAAACAATTGAAAATTCTGATTCAATATCTAGTAAAATTCTAAAAACTGCATAGAATGAAATGGGAATGATTCCCAATATGTATGCAGGTATGGCAAATAACACAGCTTTATTAGAGGGTTATTTTTATGCATACAATTCATTTAGAGCAAATTCAGGATTTTCATCTAGAGAGCAAGAAGTTATTTTCCTTTCTGTGGCTTATGAAAATGACTGTGATTATTGTATGGCTGCGCACAGTTTTGTTGCAGACAATTGGAGTAAAGTACCTGTTGAAGTGACAAATGCTATTAGGAGTAATTCAGAAGTCCCGAATGAAAATCTGAAAGCATTGAGCATCTTTTCTAGACAGATGACAGAAAAAAGAGGACTTCCTTCCGAAGATGATATTAATAATTTTCTAAGTGCTGGTTATACTGAAGAAAACATTTTAGGAGTAATTTCTGGCATAGGGGTTAAAACCATGAGTAATTATTTTAATCATATGTATAAAACAACAGTAGATGAGGCTTTTCAAGGGCGAGCTTGGAAAAAGTCATAATAAGTAAACAAAAAAGAGAAATCTAATTATCAAATCAAACACTAACTAACTAAATTTTGAAAAATTCAATCATTACAAAAATTTAAAGATGGCAGAAAAGGCTTATTTGAAAGCGATTGAATTCAATCCAGATTTGAAGTCTTCAATTACAAATGTTGAAGAAAATAAAGGACTATAAAAATTAACATGAGAACACATATTCATCATATGAAAAAGTGTATTGATTTAGGTAAGGAAGCCATGTTGGATGGTAATCCACCTGTTGGATCAATACTGGTAAAGAATGATCAAATAATTGGACTTGGTAAAGAAGCAGGGAAATCTCTTAATGATGTTACTAAACATGCTGAGATTGAAGCCATAAAAGATGCCCTTGCCAACAGCTATCAATCATTAAGCGACGCCACTCTTTACACAACTCATGAACCATGTATCATGTGTTCTTATGTAATAAGACACCACCATATTAAAACCATTGTGTATGGAACAAAATCTAAATATGTTGGCGGTTCAAGCTCGAGCTTCAAAATATTAGAAACAAATAGTATTCCTGGTTGGAAAAAACCACCAGAACTAATTGAAGGTGTATTAGAAAACGATTGTCTCAAACTTTCTGAAACATATAATCTATTAATTAACAAGTAAAATATCCAAGTAACATTGTTTGAATGGTAGCAGTGAAAACTTTTTAATAAATAAATAATAAATCATGGCTAAAAATTTTGCGGAAATAGCATTTACCGATGCAGTAAAAAAACTGCAGGAACAACATGGAAGTCGCAAGGCTTACGAGCGCATGGAGAAATTCAGCGTGATTGATGGATTGACTGAAAATGAAATATCATTTATTAAAAATCAAAACAGTTTTTATTTAGCTTCAATAGGTGTTAAAGCGTTCCCTTATATACAGCATCGCGGCGGATCAAAGGGATTTTTAAAAGTACTGGACTCTAAGCGAATAGGTTTTATTGATTTTGTAGGAAACAAACAATATGTTTCCGTAGGAAATATGGTAACCAATAATAATGTTTCACTTATTATGATAGATTATCCAACGAGAACACGACTTAAAATTTATGCCAAATCTGAAGTCATTGAGCTTAAAGTTAAGCCAGAACTATACGAATTGCTAGATTTAGATGATTATAAATTCCGTCCAGAACGCATGATGATATTTCACATTGAAGCCTACGATTGGAATTGTCCTCAACATATTACACCTAGATATACTGTTGATGAAATAAATGAAGCTTTTTTACCTCAACAAGAATATATTACCTCATTAGAAGAAGAAATTAAAGTACTAAAAGAAAAAATCAAATTTTAAAAATCATATAAGATGAAAATAGCAATCAATGGAATGGGACGTATCGGTAGAGCTGCCCTAAAAGTAATATTAGAGACACCAGAATTAGAATTAGTAGCTATAAACGATATTGTTTCAGCGGAAAACATTGCGTATTTACTAAAATATGATTCGGTCTATGGAATCTATGAAAAAACAGTTTCATTTGACGATAATAGTTTAGTAGTTGATGGCAAAAAAATTAACTATACATCTATGAGGAATCCTGAAGAATTACCTTGGAAAGAGAATCAAATTGATTTGG encodes the following:
- a CDS encoding TetR/AcrR family transcriptional regulator — encoded protein: MKKLGVKERIIATASELFYNQGYNQTGINQIISEAGVAKASMYQHFRSKEDIAVAYLIARHSMWMGKLNDCVSIQNTSKGKVIGCFDYLIEWLNEVNFRGCGWQNIITDLPDGHEKIREQASYHKNDVRNWIHSLLKKESDYDGVQAEELGDEVLILIEGAIILSQIQKDEWPIKSAKRACVKLLA
- a CDS encoding nuclear transport factor 2 family protein, with the protein product MKKLVPPFTMETAKLKVQAAEDAWNSKDSEKVSMAYSIDSIWRNRDLFFKGRKAIAEFLSDKWKNELHYKLKKYLWSFTENRISVRFEYEWQNAKNGKWMRTHGNEHWEFDVDGLMKIRDMSANDIEIKESQRKFK
- a CDS encoding carboxymuconolactone decarboxylase family protein, with amino-acid sequence MNTLKPLSLEEANENSQAILKAVKGKIGMVPNLYATMGASDKLLGGFLTFTETLKSGEFTNKEYEAIALATSQANECAYCLSAHTTLGKMNGFTEEETLQLRYNTIEDTKLNALVTLVSEVVNQKGHPSQDAIDTFFSTGYTKTAFAELLGAVALTTITNNVYHNGGFEIDFPKAQNIEQLQEV
- a CDS encoding alpha/beta fold hydrolase, whose translation is MKTNLKVSVFRIALMAILSLTIYSFNTANVDLNKNEVNLEEQATFHKNVTVNGLNIFYREAGDVNKPTILLLHGYPTSSHMFRNLITDLSVQYHVLAPDYPGFGRSDQPKMKDFEYSFDNMANIVEGFLKEVKVEKYSIYLMDYGAPIGFRIAAKYPERVQSLIIQNGNAYDEGLKDFWIPIKKYWSDYTIENGKPLEGFHSPDGLKWQYTHGVQDTLKISPDNWNIDLQHLTREENNEIQLAMFYSYRTNVPLYPEWQQYFRDHQPPTLIVWGKNDYIFPADGAYPYKKDLKNLEFHLLDTGHFALEEKGDEIANYILKFLKKNNIK
- a CDS encoding DUF2938 domain-containing protein; the protein is MKIINWKYSILAGFLGTILFDLVGLLITGNWWDIPGILGAKTGLGLAYGVIGHYGNGILLAILFAGIAPSLWGPKWIRPLIFVAAETVALVWLFMLPLLGAGIAGTDMSPMMPVITLLRHFAYAVPLIFLIQYDYKAIISK
- a CDS encoding carboxymuconolactone decarboxylase family protein; the protein is MIPNMYAGMANNTALLEGYFYAYNSFRANSGFSSREQEVIFLSVAYENDCDYCMAAHSFVADNWSKVPVEVTNAIRSNSEVPNENLKALSIFSRQMTEKRGLPSEDDINNFLSAGYTEENILGVISGIGVKTMSNYFNHMYKTTVDEAFQGRAWKKS
- a CDS encoding nucleoside deaminase, which translates into the protein MRTHIHHMKKCIDLGKEAMLDGNPPVGSILVKNDQIIGLGKEAGKSLNDVTKHAEIEAIKDALANSYQSLSDATLYTTHEPCIMCSYVIRHHHIKTIVYGTKSKYVGGSSSSFKILETNSIPGWKKPPELIEGVLENDCLKLSETYNLLINK
- a CDS encoding pyridoxamine 5'-phosphate oxidase family protein; the protein is MAKNFAEIAFTDAVKKLQEQHGSRKAYERMEKFSVIDGLTENEISFIKNQNSFYLASIGVKAFPYIQHRGGSKGFLKVLDSKRIGFIDFVGNKQYVSVGNMVTNNNVSLIMIDYPTRTRLKIYAKSEVIELKVKPELYELLDLDDYKFRPERMMIFHIEAYDWNCPQHITPRYTVDEINEAFLPQQEYITSLEEEIKVLKEKIKF